Genomic window (Alligator mississippiensis isolate rAllMis1 chromosome 4, rAllMis1, whole genome shotgun sequence):
TCCTGCTGTCCTCAGTGCCAAGCCCAGCATCTAGCAGGCAGCCTTTCCCTCCTTATATATCCAGCCCTATGCCCCTGGGGTGGgtaggcagggaaagggggaagagacAGCAACTTGCAAAGCCCCCGCCCCCTTTCTCAGGGAGGTGGTGGGTGGATATGTATTTGCCAAGTGAATGGTGTCAGCCCTTGGGAAGACATAGGGTAGGGAGGTCACCAGGTTTATCTTCTGTGCTCAGACAGCACCAAAGTTGCTCAAAGGATCCCTCATGGAGACAGGCAGTCCTGAGACGCATGAGGTGCAGAACCTCTTGACGTGGGAGACTCACTCCCCTGTCTCAGAGTAGGTGAGCCTAGGCTTTGGAAATGGAGTCACTGTAGGCAACGTGACCGCACCGTGCTGGGCAGCTAGCCGTGAGGCACCCCGAGTGGTGGATGCAGCCAGTTTCACCTGTTTCCTTTGACAGCAGGAGTTGAGTGGTCAAGGACCCAAGCACTTCAGTGTGACTGCCCTACCCCTGTTGCCTATGGTTGGACTTGCCTGTGCTGTTGCACCCGGTGCTAACAAAGTGCAGGGTTCCACCAGAGAGGCTTTGTGCACAACCACCCCCACTCTCTTGATGCACTTGGACCCCTGACCCGtaatccccctccccatcccactggTGCatctattctgttccacccagttCTTTTGCTGGGCTCCACACCACAGAACCTGTGCACCATCCTGTCATGTACCGAGCAACATGAATCATGTCCATCACATGTGACTGggtctctcctcctctccccacaaggGGTCCTGATGTGGTGGCCTGGTTTGCTTGCGTAAGGTTTTTAACTGCCCCAGTTGCTACATGCTCATGTTAGAGCAGGTCAGAGCAATGTTCCTGGCATGGagagcaggagatggggagatCCAAGCTGGGCCTTCCCTCCTGGGTGAGGGTTTGTTCCACAGTCTTAGGCCATCAGTGCACCTCCACacaccctgcaccttccctgtAGCAGGGAGGGCATTGCAGTGGGTGGTACAGGGGCAGCAGCTAGAGAATTCCTGCTGCTGGGGGAAGTGTCACATGTTTGCCACTGACATGCATGTTGAGCAGCCAAAAACCCACCTGGTTTTGGTTGCCAGAAAAGGAAATGACATTTCCCCCTGCAGGAATCAGCCACTGGCTGCTCCTTCTGAACCAGCATTGCTTCTCTGTCCTGTGCATggcccaggctggagccagagctattgcagggaaggtgcagggtgtGGAGAGCTAGGGGTCAGGGGGACAGGAGGGTAAGGTACCCCCTTGTTCCAGTCCAGTGCCCCCCTTAGGCAGCACCCCTGGTtcatgccctgcttgcccacccatCGTTTTGCTCCTGTAGCCCAATCTGTGCCAAACCTTGGtctctggcacagcccagcctgatgCGTCATGAGGAGTTGTGCTGGGATCAAGGAGCTGTGCTTCCATACGAAGGACAGAGCAGGCAGGTTGGGCCAGGGCTCCTGGGTTTTCTTCCTGGTCTGGCAGGGAAGTGGAGGCTAGCGGTTGGAATGGGGTGAGAGAAACCCAGTGAACAGGACTTTGTTCTCTTCCCACCAAGGGCTGTAGACCAGTCAACTGATCAAGAGCCCACCAAAGTGAGGGAAAGGACCACCATCAATGACAGCAGGCTTCTGTGACTCTATTTGCCCTCCTCCATACTGCAAAGAGGAGCCTGCCTCCCTCCTGTATCCAGTGGGTGTGTTTGCAGAGTGTCCAAGGAGGGGGGAACAGGAAGCTAAGCCAACACAGTAGCAGAGCAAACTCATTGCCAGAGACAGACGGCTGCTTGGCCAGGTAAATAGAGACAGCAGCTCCTGGCACTATGCAGAAGGTGTGGCTGGCGCTCCCCTTTCCCATGGGAGTTTCTGGCCCTCCTGTATCTGAACAATCCTGTGGGAATTGGAGAGACCTACCTGCCACCTAATTAGGTAATGGGAACATGCTGTGCCAGGAGCACTTCCTCATCTGCCTGGATGCAAAGGGGCTATCACAAGAGAGGTAGAGACTCTGTCTCCTAGGACTGCCGATCACATTGCTGGCTCAGGACCAGCCTCCATATTAATTCATTCAGGATGCTAATCACCTCCAGAGTATGAAGGAATGAATTACCCATGAAATGTGACTTTTCCCTGGCCCAGCTAAAGATAAAGCTCTTGCCGGAAAATGTAGGTTTTGCTTGTGTGCAAAAGGCACAGGGCATGATGGAGAGCTGTGGCCCAAAtccccagtctgcctgccaggCACAACAGAACAGCACAGCTGAGCCTGTCTTGGACAGTGAGCGCAGATATGGTCAGAGCAGCAGAGTGGCTGTGATTCTCTTGGTCCTGCTGATGGAAATACCCAGTCACTGTGGAAGGGACAAGGGCCAGGTCCTACCGCGTGACTGCAGCACTCTTCCTATTTTCCATTCCCGGCATGCACTCGGCTGGCTTTTATTACCTGGGCACCAGAGTCCACTGGGGGTGGGGACTGCACACTGGTCAAGGGACAAATGGGAAAGAAACCATAAAATGACTTAGGGTATAAAACTCTTCCACAAAATACCTCACAGGCTCCTCAGAGCCTTTGGGAATTCAGCAAGTCCTTGGCACTGGCTGGCCCTGTTAGCCAAGTGCTGCCAGCCCAGAAGGTATGTAAAGGCATTATGATGGGTCCTCAAGGGCCATTCTATCCAAGCCCCATTGACACTGGCAGTGACCTTGCCCTGAACAAGCAAGAGGGAAGGAAAGCTTCCTGAGCTCCTCcagtcccccagctcctgcagtccCATGCCTGTAGAATACAGCAGCATCTTCTGTTAATGGCAGGACAATGGATATAAGGCCAAATACCCTGCTAGCAGGACTCCATAGTACTTCTCCAGAGAAGTGCTCCTTGCATCTGTTTCCTTCTTTCCAAGCAGAGAGTCACATGCTACATAGAACCAGTGGTATGCAGGGATGCTGGGACCATGGGAAAAGCAAGCCAAGAGACAGAGAACAGAATCCAGGGAGACTAGACCACATCTGTCCTTTGAGAGtcacagcccagcccccagctcaaggTGCTGTGGGTACAGCCACACCAAGGCATCCTCTCAGACAGCTCTCTCAAAAATCACTCTTCAAGGAGTAGCTGTCTCCCTAAAACCTCCTGGAGACAGATGGGTTGTGATGTGTGCCTTGAGGCCATCTTTGGccgggagggtggggagggggagttcccATGCAGAGGCAGTGCAGAGAGAATGCTCTGCTAGttgctcctttcccctgctgttaAGGGACCCCTGTCATGCTCATTTCCCTGCTCACAGCAAGGGCAGGGCCTCCACCGGCTTGTCCCTAGGTTGCACAGCTTCCACTCCTCTCCAGGAGACATACATATCCCCAAcctgtcccccaccaccaccccttgTGCACACACAGGTGATTCAAGAGTTCCCCAGTGGATGAAGGGAAGTGACACTGCTGTGGACCAGGTGCCACCCACCTAGTCCCTGCCCCCAGGTTTGGTTTCACACCCTCAACTGGTTGGACCCCTGGGACAGCCACTTCTACAAACCCCAGCTCCACCTTCCCCCtccagcagagggaaggggctgtggcctgggttgTTCCAGACCTCAGACCAGGTCCTCCTGGTCTTACCCTACAAACACATCATGCAGGAAGGAGGCAGGGTCAAGCCTGAGGGACAAGAACTGCTCAGGATAAATTGAGTAAATAATTAAGCTCTGTCATGGAACATGATCAAATGACAGTAAAGGTGAGCACCCAAAGCACAGGTTGCCTGTAGGAGATGAGCTAAGCAAGCCTAAGGCCTtcactgggggctggatgcgaATAGTGGTGTAGGTAGTATGGAGCAGTGGGTACATGCAGGCAGGAACACCATGGAGAcatggggaaagctgcagacagccCAACACTCTTGtccagggacagatccagggaAGTGTAGTGGCACAGTTACACCCACCTCTGATTCCTGCTGCccacaaactttaaaaccaactacctgggaggggcagcaacatttctagtcagacagtgctgagggagtcagttgacttcatggctcattctAATCTGCCTGATCCTTTCTAAacccttcattccacaggtgttaacccccctctatcctttttaatggtcttgatgttccaccaatcaaactaACCCTTCTTTTGCCATTCTGCTGTctcttagctgctcctggtagtgAAACTCttattttacagccctgcagcTTGTGTTTAACTAATTCCAACAAATTTGTGTTTGCTTTTGCTTCAAGTTCAAACTGAAGAGTACAGCTCTAGGTccatagcatattagtaaagcttgtagttcatttttaactggagaaaaacttGTGTTTTCTATGTGATGATGCACTGCACCATCTGCACTCctgttttcaaaattctagatccatcCATGCTCTTGTCACAAGAACTAGGAAGAGAGAACAAGCAGAAGTGAGTGCTTTCGAGTACAGTATTGCCTGGAGACAGAAGTCTTGAATCCTGGGACAGGAAACCACTCCTGCCATGCACACGGAAGCAGGACTCTGTGTGCATCACTTGCAAACAAGTAGGATCACCTCAAAGGAACACTCAATGCTATCATTGACTTATAGTGCCAACAGCCAACTGGTCTGTGAACACTtccccatagatttcatagacagggctggaaaggacctcggaagattgagtccagACCCTTGCCcgaaaggcaggaagtcagctggggtcataggatcccagcaagataagcatccaatttattcttgaaggtgttcaatgtaggtgcttgaaccacctccgatggcaggctattccagacgttgggggcttggacagtaaagaatttcttccttatgttcagcctgaaatggtcttgcagtagtttataactgtttgacctcgtcatcccttggggcgctctggtgaacaaacgttcccccagatcctggtggtcacccctgataaacttataagcggccaccagatcacccctgagcctgcgcttttccaggctaaagaaccccatagctctcagcctgttgtcgtaaggtctgttttcctgacctctgatcatgcacgtggctcttctctggactctctcaagcttctccacatcttttttatattgtggggcccaaaactggacgcagtactccagctgcggcctcaccaaggccaagtacaagaggagaataacgtcctgggatttgcttgagaagtatctatggatgcaagccagcattttgctcgctttactagccacagtatcgcattaaaggctcatgttcatcttgtggccaatgatGACTCATGGGTCCCCAGGGGGAATGGCTGTCAAGCCCTCACCTTCTTTCTGCTCCCCCTGGAGCTTGCtatcccccccacccagctctggagctgctcCCTCACCCCTGAAAAATGTATGGGTGAAACTgtgccagcagctggcatggaTGGGACAATGATGGAAGAGCTGGGCCTGGTGCTGTCTGCTGGCTGTTCAGCGCTGGCTGTGGCACCCACGCTGCTTTGCTTGTCCTGTCCTGCCTGCTCAGCTGAGCCCCACGGCACAATCTGCAGAATGCCGCCTAGCCCCGAGTCTTCATCTGTGCTTCTTCCTTGCGGGAAAGGGCTGTAACTTGGCTGGAAGTTAAAGAAGCAGCTGTTGGCAGCGCATCCTGTACCTGGCACTGCAGAAGCCATGTGTGAAGGAGGCATGTAGTGAACTTCCctagggagagggagcagggcccccagctgccagaaagGGGCAGCTCAGGTAATTTGCAGACAGTCTTGGGCATCCTCAGACAACCCTCAGCCTACTAGCTCAGGCTACTCTGGCCCTCCTCCGCCATGTCCGATGCACTGGGGTCCTCCCTTGACCCTACATGAAGCTAACTTCATCACAACCTGCTGCCAAGCACAATGTGCCACTAACCTGAccagctgctgcctcagctgAACCCCAGCTCCATCACTCACAGCGGGCTACTCAAAGGCCTCCTCCCTTGCTGCATTGCCATTAGCATCATGTAGCAAGAGTTCACTGCCAGGGAGAAGGAAATGGCTGGGTAAATTCTGGGGCAACCCAGAAGAGGAACCCTGAGCAACCAAGTTGCCTTCAAAGCTAGTAACTAAGGCACAGTAGGCTCATGACCGGCACTATACACCCTGGGTGCTTCTGATGGCAAGGATTGAGCTGGGTGACTCTGGAGGTCTCTTTCTGCACACAGTTCTATGTTGCTAGCAGGCCTCAAGGAGAGGCCCCAGCAGGGAAtcatagaaagtagggctggaagggaccccaggagggcatctagtccagccccctgcttaaggaAGAATTGTCCATGACTCAAGCATTGCAGCCAAGTGTCCATCTAAGCAGCTCCTGAAAACTTTGTGAACACCCCTCAtgcacaactaccaggcacaGTGCCCAAAATATCAAGAATATTCTAacttgccacagataaagcaggtgaaagagggcactgtcaatgtcctgctACCGCAAGGATAGAGGTAATTTGTTACAAAACTTTTGAGAGATCCAAGAAATAGGGCCATGCTCGCTGTTATGTTCCATGCCACAGTCCGTGTCAATCTGATCataggataaaattccttcctggtcccAAATGTGGTGAATGGTGTGACCCTGACCAGAGGAGCAAAACCTTCCAACTGGGAAACTGCTGGGTTTAAGTCCTAGAAAAAGCATCTCTACACCCTGGCCTTGGCTTCAGCTAAAacccagtgcttctgagaaaGACAAAAATAAGGCCCTCCAGACACTAATAGCTAacaggaaggaggaaaaaaaatccttgccagccccatgtggcaacaagcaaagcccagaagcctagGAAAACTAAACACCTTCCACTCTGCACTGCAACCTGGGGACCGCAAACACAGCCCCACACATCTCACACCCTGCCTGGAGAGCCAAAACTTCCTTATATGTCCCTCTGTCCTCTCATAAACTTGTCCCAGCTCTTTAATCTTGTTTCAGGACCAAGCTAGTTGTGAAGCTCTGCACAGTTTTCCTGTTGCCGAGCATGGTCCTCTCCAATTCCCACCctctctgtgctgcagggctTTATCTCGTTATTTCTAAATGTGTGAGGATCTCCTGGGCTTCTATAAGTTTCTCTTCACAGCACATCTCGGCATTGCTACTCCTAAATCacccctgaccaatgcttatccaacctcttcttgaacatctccaatgaAGGGGATACTACACCTTCCTTAGGCAggctattccactgcctcactattttaACAATAAAGAAGTCTAAACCTACattgctgcaatttcaagccattgctatCCAGCCTTCTGCAGAGAGGGAAAAAAGCTGTTCTCCATATCTGGGGCagcttttcagatatttgaagattgctatcatgtctcctcttaatCACCTTTTATAGGAGCTGAACTTCCTTatttctttcaacctctcctcatatagcTTGCCTTCCTCAACCTTTTATCCTTTTACTCACACACTTCGGGCCCTCtgtaacttctccacatcctttttaaatgcaGAGCTGAGGACTGCACACAGTACTTAAGATGAGGCCTAAAGAGCACCAAGTCATGGCACTACCACTGATGCAGCCCCAAACCACATCCACCCTCTTTGTAGCTGCAAAACAGGGAAGGGTGCAGAACCAGTTGGGGCTTGTATCAGAACCAGAGGCTCACACGTCTGTTTCTTCaatgccaaaaaagaaaaaggcaggctCTGAGTTGTCAGCCCTCATGCCTGAGAAGAAATGTTTTTGCACTTGTCCTGAGCATAACCAGAAGTCCAAAGGCAGCCTGAAAGAGGCACTTACTGAAGGGAgaaccccttcctctgcccccagcctctTTCATGGGGCATTCATGACTAGAATTCCCCCTGGCACTTCAGGGCATGCATTAACTGCTGAAATGCCAGTTGTACGATAGAactgggaggggctgggcactggTAGGGGGGAGGATGGCCAGGAGGAAAGATGCACAGAGGCCAGAGGGAGAGAAGCAAAGGGTAGGGGGACAGCAGGAGAGTGGTGCAGGGTATGACAGTGCAGTTCTGAGCCTGGCCAGGGACAGTTCTCCCCTCGTACCTCCCACAGGTGACAGCTCCAACGTAGTAGGGTAGGGCTGAGCATGCAGTCCCAGCCCAGGGCCACATTAATTAGAgcttcctctgctgccactgagacTCCTGTGCTCCCCATAATGCAGGGAGGCCAAGGACCTTGTTTAGAAGTCTCCCATCCAGGGCAGGACCTTGCCATGGCTACTAAGGGCCATCAAGCTCTAACCAGCTCCTGGAGGATCCCACAGCCCATGTCCAGTGCTGAACACCCCCACCAGCAGAGCAGGTCTCCAGTTTGCTCCAGCAAGCAGCCTGGCTCATGAAGGCAGGACGCGCACCTCATGCTCAGAGGCTGTAGGCAGCTGCCCACGCTgggctctgtgccttggttttgCACTGGGGAGTCCCCATGCAGCTAACTGGGTGATAGGTGAGCTGCTGGTTCTGGGAAGGATAAGCTGCTGGTTCTGGGAAGACCAAGCAACCGTGTGCATGTTGAAATGTTACTAATGATCATtgcctgagggagcaggcagaaccatcaccagccctgctctgtgtccTTCCTCATGCctggcacacacagcaggggagCACCAGGCCCTCCACCCAGATAAAGTCTCCCTGACCCTGCTGGGCCCTGGCCACCTGCCCACCCTATGCTCCATTCTCTGTTGCTTCAGTGCAGCTTTCACAGCTCTGCTTTGCAAAGATTTTAGCAACTAGCAGGGATTCCTGCAGGGCAGGCAAAACTCAAACGAGGCCCCCTCTGCTCCCACGCTGCCTTGACCTTCCTGCAGCAAATTCCTCGCACAGTTTAACTTCCATAAGTGCTTGGCCTCTGCActggggctgccagcaagatGGACAGAGCCAAGAGCCAGGAGCCAAGCGAAGAGCAGATGGATTTATTTAAGCCATTCTACCTCAAGGGAGGAGCAGAGCCCCTGGTACAAAACCAGAGCAATGGGGGCATCCAAAGGAGAAGGGCACCATGTTGAGCCAGGATCATTTGCCCAAGGTGTCCATGCTGCTTCCCCCTTAGGCCTGGTCTCCCTGGGGCTCACTGGTGGAGAACACGAACTTGTGCATGGCTTGGACGTACTCAGAGCCATCAGGGCTCAAGAGCTTGAGCCTGGTGAGTGGCATGAAGAACTGGGTGGTGAAGCAGCGCAGGGGTGGGTTGGGggtgcagatggcatccaggaaCACCTGGCAAAGGATGAGGAGGTTCAGGTCAGGAGGAGCTGGCTCTCAGGCAAGGCATGGTGCCTGCCAGGGACTGTCACCCTTCCTTTGGGACACTGGTCTTGCTATGCTGTCAGTGACTGGTGTGGAGCTCTGCACACTGCAGTGCCCCCTGGAGCAGCCCCCACACAGAGCTCCTGTGCCAGAGAGGCCTGGGGTGCAAACTTCATGCCTCCGCTCCCTCAATCACTTGTgtaggcagggcaggggaagctggagcCAACCAGGCACCCCCATCTCCCCAGGGACATGAGGCTAGAGATAGGCTCTAAAAGGAGCAGTTTCTCTAGATAACATAGGTAAACCACTTTCCCCAAGCCAGTCAGCTGCTCTCACAGGGCTCGTCCGGCTTCTGGTTCCAAGGTTAATTCTAGCCCCTTGTCCCACCCAATCCAGGTGCCTGGGCAGAAAAGTAGCAAGAAGCCAAGAGTGACCTGCAGGACCTCGTCGGTGTCCTGAGCAGCGTCCTGGAAGAGGCTCTGGCAGTGCTGGAAGTACTGGCAGTACAGGGCATACGTTTTGGGGTCCAGGCCTTGCAGCTCATGGCCctcagggtccatactctgcatGTTGGACAGGAAGCTCGTGTTGACAGGGCCGCACTCGATCAGAGTGATGCTGCAGAAGGAGAGAGCGGCAAAAAACAGGGCTGCAACTCTAGCCAGCCCATCACCAGCACCGCAAACAGAGCCCAACCCCACTCAGCAGACACCCCTGAAACAGGCCTCCTCACACAGATAACAGACAGAGTGCTGCATTTCAGCTGAGGGGTAGGGGCACATGGCATATACTTCAAGTGGCACATCTTAAAGCAACAGCCCTGCAGAAGTGCTAAAATATGTAAGAGATGCCACAcagtcagaccacaggtccatccaGCCCAGTGTACTGCATCTCACAGGGCACTGAGCAGATACCAAGGGGAAGAATATTTATGCAGAGCCTATCTGGACTAATCTATCTCTtacccctctctccctccagcttccagcattcagagatCTAGGAAGTCCTGTTTTTGAGGCTGCACCCTATCAGGCTTGAAACCAGTGGATGGACCCGTCCTCCACAAATTTGCCCAGTCCCCTTTTGAGCCCAGTTAAATGATTTGTCTCCACCACATTCTGTGGCAAGGGGTTTCACacttacatgctgtgtgaaaaaaaaaattgtttgtctTAAACTTGCTACATCATTCATCACCTATCCCCTGTCCTAGTAGTGTGAGCAACAGTAAACAGTCAGTCCCCATTCACTTCCTTCACACCATTCATGATAGACCTCAACCATATCCTCCCTCAGTTACCTTTTCTCTAAGCTGAAAAGCTCCAGCctgttttctctctccttatgCAGAAGTTTCTCCAGCTCCCTGGTCATCATTCCTGCCTGTCTCTGTCCCTCTCTGGAGTCTccaatgcctcctgatatccctGGCATTTCCACACCAGAGGCTGGAGGGTGGCTTTGCCTTACATTAGTGAGACCAGGGCTGGAATATTTGAGCCTCTCTCTTGGGTCCATGTTTCCAAAGAGAAAAaatgccaggcagggagcaggggaatgaaCTCAATCTGGTCAGCCTctctgagggagaggggagaaggggcaagAGTCTTAATGGATTGATGGATCACTAGTTTTCCTACAGGTATTCTGTACCCCCTGGAGCCTCTGTGGGGTACCCGGATAATGAGGCTTAGTTTCCCCAGGCttcgggggggggctggggagggaagggttaagTCAGTGCTATTAACTTTGTGcgcttctctttaaaaaaacctaCACACATCCCTCTGTAACTGAACCTGTGTCACACCCTGCTAGAGGCCCTGGCACAGCAAGTCCCTGCACATCCTGGCACTCACTGGATGTTGAACTCCTGCAGGACAATTGCCAGGCTCTCGCACAGACCTTCCACAGCAAATTTGCTGGCGCAGTACACGGCATTGAACGGCACCCCTAGGACAGGGAGAGAAGACCACGAGCAAGGGTCACACTGTAGGGCAGCTGATGGCCCAAGCATGTCACTCCCATCCTCACCCTGGACAATGCATGCTGGGTGAGGAGTAGTTCTGGGTCTCCCCTA
Coding sequences:
- the HSD17B1 gene encoding 17-beta-hydroxysteroid dehydrogenase type 1 isoform X2; protein product: MEKTVVLITGCSSGIGLGLAVRLASDSSQRFKVFATMRDLAKKERLLECVQGCHRDTLEILQLDVTNPASVASAIQRVPEQHVDVLVCNAGVGLMGPLETCSQEAIKVVFDVNLFGTINTIQAFLPGMKCRKAGKIIITSSVGALQGVPFNAVYCASKFAVEGLCESLAIVLQEFNIHITLIECGPVNTSFLSNMQSMDPEGHELQGLDPKTYALYCQYFQHCQSLFQDAAQDTDEVFLDAICTPNPPLRCFTTQFFMPLTRLKLLSPDGSEYVQAMHKFVFSTSEPQGDQA
- the HSD17B1 gene encoding 17-beta-hydroxysteroid dehydrogenase type 1 isoform X3; the encoded protein is MEKTVVLITGCSSGIGLGLAVRLASDSSQRFKVCNAGVGLMGPLETCSQEAIKVVFDVNLFGTINTIQAFLPGMKCRKAGKIIITSSVGALQGVPFNAVYCASKFAVEGLCESLAIVLQEFNIHITLIECGPVNTSFLSNMQSMDPEGHELQGLDPKTYALYCQYFQHCQSLFQDAAQDTDEVLQVFLDAICTPNPPLRCFTTQFFMPLTRLKLLSPDGSEYVQAMHKFVFSTSEPQGDQA
- the HSD17B1 gene encoding 17-beta-hydroxysteroid dehydrogenase type 1 isoform X1; the encoded protein is MEKTVVLITGCSSGIGLGLAVRLASDSSQRFKVFATMRDLAKKERLLECVQGCHRDTLEILQLDVTNPASVASAIQRVPEQHVDVLVCNAGVGLMGPLETCSQEAIKVVFDVNLFGTINTIQAFLPGMKCRKAGKIIITSSVGALQGVPFNAVYCASKFAVEGLCESLAIVLQEFNIHITLIECGPVNTSFLSNMQSMDPEGHELQGLDPKTYALYCQYFQHCQSLFQDAAQDTDEVLQVFLDAICTPNPPLRCFTTQFFMPLTRLKLLSPDGSEYVQAMHKFVFSTSEPQGDQA